From Deltaproteobacteria bacterium, one genomic window encodes:
- a CDS encoding KamA family radical SAM protein yields the protein MHRQFLEGGFWRKIPAYSEVDEKTFLDSHWQSRHAVTNVEKLRETIGKLIGEPVYADIAEGLHHVPMSVRMTPYLISLIDWKDPYGDPLCRQFLPFNSVLMPDHPKLRLDSLSEVKDSPVPGLTHRYPDKVLFLTLDKCPVYCRFCTRSYAVGLDTEEVEKIHVSGTFERWKVVFDYLRAHEKIEDVVVSGGDTYNLRPDQVTLIGNTLLDIPHIRRMRFATKGLAIMPMKILTDREWYDAFLGVVTRGKKMHKDVVLHTHFNHPNEMTGITKRAMDQLFEDGVVVRNQSVLLRQINDDVETMKLLIKKLGYLNIHPYYVYQHDMVKGVEDLRTTVATAVELEKEVRGATAGYNTPTFVVDAPGGGGKREVHSYEYYNRTTGISVYRSPNINPNQLYLYFDPIHLLPKEGQARWANPSEHEKMVEEALQIKPFGV from the coding sequence ATGCATCGTCAATTTCTCGAGGGGGGTTTTTGGCGGAAGATCCCTGCCTATTCAGAGGTTGACGAAAAAACATTTCTCGATAGTCACTGGCAGTCGCGTCATGCGGTGACGAATGTCGAAAAACTTCGTGAGACGATTGGCAAGTTGATCGGAGAGCCGGTCTATGCCGATATCGCGGAGGGGTTGCATCATGTCCCGATGTCTGTCCGGATGACCCCTTATCTGATTTCGCTCATTGATTGGAAGGATCCCTATGGGGATCCTCTCTGCCGCCAGTTTTTGCCGTTCAATTCTGTCTTGATGCCGGATCACCCGAAGCTTCGTCTCGATTCACTGTCGGAGGTGAAAGACTCACCAGTCCCGGGATTGACCCATCGCTATCCGGACAAGGTTCTGTTTCTGACATTGGATAAATGTCCTGTTTATTGTCGCTTCTGTACGCGGAGTTATGCGGTCGGTCTGGATACGGAGGAGGTCGAGAAGATCCACGTCAGTGGCACCTTTGAGAGATGGAAGGTGGTTTTTGATTATCTGCGTGCGCATGAGAAGATTGAGGATGTTGTCGTGAGTGGGGGAGATACCTACAATCTCAGGCCGGATCAGGTTACGTTGATCGGGAATACGCTTCTCGATATCCCACATATCCGGCGGATGCGATTTGCGACGAAGGGGCTCGCGATCATGCCGATGAAGATCCTGACCGATCGTGAGTGGTATGATGCCTTCCTCGGTGTCGTGACTCGTGGCAAAAAGATGCATAAAGATGTTGTCCTCCATACCCATTTTAATCATCCAAACGAGATGACCGGGATCACGAAGCGGGCAATGGATCAGCTTTTCGAGGATGGTGTTGTGGTTCGGAACCAGTCGGTTCTTCTGCGGCAGATCAATGACGATGTAGAGACGATGAAACTCCTGATCAAAAAATTGGGTTATCTCAATATCCACCCTTACTACGTGTATCAGCATGACATGGTGAAGGGGGTCGAAGACCTCCGGACCACTGTTGCGACGGCGGTCGAATTAGAAAAAGAGGTGCGTGGGGCGACCGCCGGCTACAACACGCCGACCTTTGTCGTCGATGCGCCGGGTGGTGGTGGGAAACGGGAAGTGCACTCCTATGAATATTACAACCGGACAACCGGGATCAGTGTCTATCGCTCACCGAATATCAATCCAAACCAGCTCTATCTTTATTTCGACCCGATCCACCTGCTTCCGAAGGAGGGTCAGGCCCGTTGGGCCAATCCTTCTGAGCATGAGAAGATGGTAGAGGAGGCGCTTCAAATTAAGCCTTTTGGCGTTTGA